In Carassius carassius chromosome 14, fCarCar2.1, whole genome shotgun sequence, the genomic stretch ATGATGTATTGCATTGGCTCTTTTTCATGCGATGAAAGTGCTGATGTATggtgttcaaacacacacacacacaagcgtaATTATTCTAAAGAGCATACAATTAAGGATATGCCCCTCAGTGCAAGATGAGTCATCATTTTTATTGGTCTGTTTTACAGTTAGACTGTAAATTTGTTATGCTCACCCCCCACTATAAATCATGGACCAATGTGCAGCGTAAACATCcatattaatttgtaattttatgtacAGTCAACATTTCAAGTGGATCAAAAAAGGTCATCAAGTTTAAGACAAGAACGCATTTTAGTTTTAGGACaattttgatgaaaggttttgatccacttcagatGTTGACTAGTGTAggctattaaaatgaaataatcgaGGGTGAGTAAAGTAAATTTACGCATTACCTGACCATTAATAGAATGATCCACTGCAGAGCTGTAGACAGAGTGTCTTGACTGGCCCCAAAAATGTCTGCGATTGTCGGTGGCACGTATTCTTTATCCAGAAAGACCCCCGGGCCCCCTGACAGCCCTTTATCCAGAGCAACGATGAACGCGTCAGTCATGTCACGGACGAGGCTCAGTAAAAGAGTCTCGCGGTGCTCCGCCACTTTGGAATCAATGAACTCGTAAAACTCCTTGTTGAGCATTTTAAACTGGTCAAAGAGCGTTTTGATTGGGTTTGGGAAGTACTGCAGCCAAGGCATCACATCCACGATGCTTCCAGCTCCGACTGTCTTAGTGAATTGATCATTTCTGCCAACCACCTGCTGGAATTCCTCATCATCAAACGAATACCGGTTCCCGAAGCAAACGGCGCTCATTGTGTTCGCCACCGACACCACCAAATACCGGTGAGGCTCGAAGTACTGCTGCTCGCGGGTTTTATTCAGAAACAAGCGGATGAGCTCTCCTATCTCGCACACGATGTGCTTCTCAAACGTCTGCTTGGTGTGGATGTTGGCTGTGGAGAAGTTTCTCACGGTGCTGTGTGCGATCTTCCGATGCAGTTTCCACCACTGGCTGTAGTTACCGAACGCCATGCTTTTCCCATTGGACACGAACCGGAACGAGGAGAAATCGGGTCTGCCGGCGAAATCGACAGCTTTTTTAATTAGCGCCTCTTTAATTGCGTCTCCGTTCAGAACCACCACGTCTCGGCTGCCCAGCTTGATCTGAAACACGTCGCCGTATTTCTCAGCCATCCGGGTGAAGTAAAAGTGAGGTGAGGTACCGAGCTGAGCGGCGTTACCGATGACCGGCCAGGAGAACGGACCCGGTATCTGCCGCCGACCGGAAAGACGCCAGAGCGTGAGCGTTAAACACACCAGCAGCGACAGTAAAACACTGCGCGCTGACAGCTGAATGAAATCGCCCAGAACCGCCAGGAAATCCATCATCGATGTATTTGCAAGCATCACAATCAATGCAGATCCACTCTTAATAATCAAAAGCAAATTAACCTGTTGAGCGTTCGAGAGTCTGACTGATTCATATGAAATCAGAGAGCATAAGTGTTGTGATGGTCGGTCCAAGATGCATTCATCCAAGAATGTATCCACGACTAAATAACACTACTGAGAGTCTCCTCCTTTAcacactcctctctctctctctctctctctctctctctctctctctctctctctctctctctctctctctctctctctctctctctctttctctctttctctctgaatgCGTGACTTCTACTGTTGTATAGGATAGCCTCTATGTGATCGCATGTCATATCTATGTCATCTGTCtgtggaaatttttttttataggcctGTATTAACAATGCAAAACGTTTATTTGTTACTGTAAAATATTCTTCAAAGTGTGTTTAATAGTTTAAAGTTGTCCAGTGAAAGGGTATTAGTATTTCACTCACTTTATTAAAAATTTCTCCATATAAACAGATTGTTTCATACGGTTGCAGATAGCTGGTTGATATCATATATGTAGGCTAGGCTACTTATATcctttaatatataaatgaactCGTCCCTCATTTTAATAAACGGGTTCATGCAGCAAATAGAAAAAGAACAAGATAAAAGAGTTATACAGTAAAGGATGTGTCATATTGAAAGGACGGAGAAAGTATTTTTGCTTGACTCGAAACGgttatgttttgtatttgtaaCTTCGGAGATGTGCGTGAGAACAGATCATGTGTACAGTGATGCTGAGACAATGGATCAAACCTTACCTTTCATGAGGAACTAAAGTTTGACAGGAAAATAAT encodes the following:
- the LOC132156790 gene encoding cytochrome P450 1B1 — its product is MLANTSMMDFLAVLGDFIQLSARSVLLSLLVCLTLTLWRLSGRRQIPGPFSWPVIGNAAQLGTSPHFYFTRMAEKYGDVFQIKLGSRDVVVLNGDAIKEALIKKAVDFAGRPDFSSFRFVSNGKSMAFGNYSQWWKLHRKIAHSTVRNFSTANIHTKQTFEKHIVCEIGELIRLFLNKTREQQYFEPHRYLVVSVANTMSAVCFGNRYSFDDEEFQQVVGRNDQFTKTVGAGSIVDVMPWLQYFPNPIKTLFDQFKMLNKEFYEFIDSKVAEHRETLLLSLVRDMTDAFIVALDKGLSGGPGVFLDKEYVPPTIADIFGASQDTLSTALQWIILLMVRYPEVQKRLQEDVDKVADRSRLPTIADQPHLPYVMAFIYEVMRFTSFVPVTIPHSTTTDTSINGYPIPKDTIIFVNQWSLNHDPTKWDQPEVFNPQRFLDEDGALNKDLTTNVLIFSVGKRRCIGEDVSKIQLFLFTSLLVHQCRFTAETTPSMDYLYGLTLKPRAFKVSVTLRDSTELHESLVGTSQTPTKKRQRPQV